A genomic segment from Streptomyces sp. NBC_00654 encodes:
- a CDS encoding SpoIIE family protein phosphatase yields the protein MWQSSPPGSIYDYIRVASFSIGPDGLIEQWSRRAAGLFGMASHEAVGRDPVDAFMPAELRSEGHRRVGEILDGKEWTGLVPFRMPGEGGAHGLAEIYVMPSLTAEGERAALCIVVDVRALRRIETDLAASQAIFGQSPFAFVLFGTDFTVVRANQRFATVFGGAADDHRGRTVDDYLARPEAERLSATLKRVLDTGESVTDLQLIGTAPGESGRRHWSMNLYRVHSGSGRPVGIAGLATDVTRRHIAAREAASARRNLAILNEASVRIGNSLDLETTARELLDVAVPGFCDLASVDLYQGLLSGEEAPPGSWGSPHGESGGSAELRRVAHASAVADAMPTAAAGPGIASGTECGTGADGPPPALGSVHRFPFGSPRAVALRTGHVEDVPGDGLGFVQSTLAVPMVAHDTVVGLVQFSRTKGSEPFGERDRVLATELAARAAVCIDNARLYRREHERALILQRSLLPPGDPEAAGLDIACRYLPGNTATEVGGDWFDVIELPGHRTALVVGDVMGRGLRAAVAMGELRTAVRTLALLDLEPAEVLAALDEVARGLGTPGTSGSGRGGGAQWPSRAAHKSREADLSEVYLATCVYAVYDPVTRRATFANAGHLPPVVAEPGRPAAMLDVPPGMPLGVGGEPFEEVEVELKEGALLALYTDGLVESRDHPLDEGLQAFREALTAPGQALEDVCDHVLSTLDTRHGEDDIALLMARIQGLPVDAVGDWRLPPEPRSVGRARELARSQLLAWDLDDLVDTTELLVSELVTNALRYGEGEIRVRLLRDRTLVCEVWDAGLVQPRRRRARDTDEGGRGLQLVGLLSAAWGSRRTPRGKTVWFELPLPDGERPAELSVEQLLSMY from the coding sequence GTGTGGCAGAGCAGCCCGCCTGGCTCGATCTATGACTACATCAGGGTCGCCTCCTTCTCGATCGGACCCGACGGGTTGATCGAGCAGTGGAGCCGGCGGGCCGCCGGTCTGTTCGGCATGGCCTCGCACGAGGCGGTCGGCAGGGACCCGGTCGACGCGTTCATGCCCGCCGAGCTGCGCTCGGAGGGGCATCGGCGGGTCGGCGAGATCCTCGACGGCAAGGAGTGGACGGGCCTCGTCCCGTTCCGGATGCCGGGCGAGGGCGGTGCGCACGGGCTCGCCGAGATCTATGTCATGCCGAGTCTGACGGCGGAGGGCGAACGGGCCGCGCTCTGTATCGTCGTGGACGTACGGGCGCTGCGCCGCATCGAGACGGACCTCGCTGCCTCACAGGCCATATTCGGCCAATCCCCCTTCGCCTTTGTGCTGTTCGGCACGGACTTCACCGTCGTACGGGCCAACCAGCGGTTCGCGACGGTCTTCGGCGGAGCCGCGGACGACCACCGGGGCCGCACGGTGGACGACTACCTGGCCCGGCCCGAGGCCGAACGGCTCTCGGCCACCCTCAAGCGGGTCCTGGACACCGGCGAATCCGTCACCGACCTCCAGCTGATCGGTACCGCACCGGGAGAATCCGGCCGTCGGCACTGGTCCATGAACCTCTACCGGGTGCACAGCGGATCGGGTCGGCCCGTGGGGATCGCCGGACTGGCCACCGATGTCACCCGCCGGCACATAGCCGCCCGCGAGGCGGCCAGCGCCCGGCGCAATCTCGCCATTCTCAACGAGGCGAGTGTCCGGATCGGGAACTCACTGGACCTGGAGACCACCGCCCGCGAACTCCTCGACGTCGCCGTCCCCGGCTTCTGCGACCTCGCCTCCGTCGACCTGTACCAGGGGCTGCTCTCCGGCGAGGAGGCCCCGCCCGGCAGCTGGGGCTCACCGCACGGCGAGTCCGGCGGCTCGGCCGAACTGCGCAGGGTGGCCCATGCGAGCGCCGTCGCCGACGCGATGCCCACCGCCGCGGCCGGACCCGGCATCGCGTCCGGCACCGAGTGCGGCACCGGGGCGGACGGCCCGCCGCCCGCACTCGGCTCGGTCCACCGCTTCCCCTTCGGCTCCCCCCGCGCCGTCGCCCTGCGCACCGGCCACGTCGAGGATGTCCCCGGCGACGGCCTCGGCTTCGTCCAGTCGACGCTCGCCGTGCCGATGGTCGCCCACGACACCGTCGTCGGCCTCGTCCAGTTCTCCCGCACGAAGGGCAGCGAACCCTTCGGGGAGCGGGACCGGGTACTGGCCACCGAACTCGCCGCCCGCGCCGCCGTCTGCATCGACAACGCACGCCTCTACCGCCGCGAGCACGAGCGCGCGCTGATCCTCCAGCGCAGCCTCCTCCCGCCCGGCGACCCGGAGGCCGCGGGGCTGGACATCGCCTGCCGCTATCTGCCCGGCAACACCGCCACCGAGGTCGGCGGCGACTGGTTCGACGTGATCGAGCTGCCCGGACACCGCACGGCCCTGGTCGTCGGGGACGTCATGGGCCGCGGGCTCCGGGCCGCCGTCGCCATGGGCGAACTCCGCACCGCGGTGCGCACCCTGGCCCTGCTCGACCTGGAACCCGCCGAGGTGCTCGCCGCCCTGGACGAGGTCGCCCGGGGCCTCGGCACCCCCGGCACCTCGGGATCCGGCCGGGGCGGAGGCGCCCAGTGGCCCTCCCGGGCCGCGCACAAGTCCCGTGAGGCGGATCTGTCCGAGGTCTACCTGGCGACCTGCGTCTACGCCGTCTACGACCCGGTCACCCGACGGGCCACCTTCGCCAACGCGGGCCACCTCCCCCCGGTCGTGGCCGAGCCGGGCCGGCCCGCCGCGATGCTCGACGTCCCGCCCGGGATGCCGCTGGGCGTCGGCGGCGAGCCCTTCGAGGAGGTCGAGGTGGAGCTGAAGGAAGGCGCCCTGCTCGCCCTCTACACGGACGGCCTGGTCGAATCCCGGGACCATCCGCTCGACGAGGGACTCCAGGCGTTCCGTGAGGCCCTCACCGCGCCGGGCCAGGCGCTGGAAGACGTCTGCGACCACGTCCTGAGCACCCTGGACACCCGGCACGGCGAGGACGACATCGCCCTGCTGATGGCCCGTATCCAGGGGCTCCCGGTGGACGCGGTCGGCGACTGGCGGCTGCCTCCCGAGCCCCGCTCCGTGGGCCGCGCCCGTGAACTGGCCCGCTCCCAGCTGCTCGCCTGGGACCTCGACGACCTGGTCGACACGACCGAACTCCTCGTCAGCGAACTGGTCACCAACGCCCTGCGCTACGGCGAGGGCGAGATCCGGGTCAGGCTGCTGCGCGACCGTACGCTGGTGTGCGAGGTATGGGACGCGGGGCTGGTCCAGCCCCGGCGGCGCCGCGCCCGTGACACCGACGAGGGCGGGCGCGGACTGCAGCTCGTCGGACTGCTCAGCGCCGCCTGGGGGTCCCGGCGGACCCCGCGCGGCAAGACCGTCTGGTTCGAACTGCCCCTGCCCGACGGCGAACGGCCCGCC